The Halarcobacter mediterraneus genomic interval TATCATATATTGTAATGCACCAGCACCAACATCACCAGATCTAGTACCCATCATTAAACCTTGAACAGGAGTTAATCCCATAGAAGTATCAATACATTTTCCATCTTGTACTGCAGAAACAGAAGAACCATTTCCTAAGTGACAAACAACAATTCTTGTATTATGTTTTTTATCTAACATTCCCCTTGCTTCATTTGAAACAAAGAAGTGAGATGTTCCATGGAATCCATATTTTCTAATACCATGTTTTGTATATTGATCATACGGTAAAGCATACATATAAGCATAATCAGGCATTGTTTGGTGAAATGCTGTATCAAAAACACCAACATTTGGAATTCCTGGCATTAGTTCTTGGCAAATTTCAATACCTAAAATATTTGCAGGATTGTGTAATGGTGCTAAAGGAATTAACCTTTTCATTGTTTCAACTACTTTAGGAGTAATTAATACTGACCCTGAAAATTCTTCTCCTCCATGTACCGTTCTGTGTCCAATAGCTTCGATATCATTGATTGAGTCAATTACTTTACCTTCTCCGGCTGTTAAAGCAGATAAAACAGCTTCTATAGCTTCTTTATGCGTTGGCATATCTATTTGTTGTTCTAACTCTTTATCTTCACCATATTCGTGTTTTAAAACACCATCAATACCAATTCTTTCACAAATACCAGATGCAAAAACTTTCTTAATAACTGGATTCATTAATTGATACTTTAATGAAGAACTTCCCGCATTTAAAATGAATACTAACATATATCTT includes:
- a CDS encoding acetate/propionate family kinase, with the protein product MLVFILNAGSSSLKYQLMNPVIKKVFASGICERIGIDGVLKHEYGEDKELEQQIDMPTHKEAIEAVLSALTAGEGKVIDSINDIEAIGHRTVHGGEEFSGSVLITPKVVETMKRLIPLAPLHNPANILGIEICQELMPGIPNVGVFDTAFHQTMPDYAYMYALPYDQYTKHGIRKYGFHGTSHFFVSNEARGMLDKKHNTRIVVCHLGNGSSVSAVQDGKCIDTSMGLTPVQGLMMGTRSGDVGAGALQYMISQEGISIDDALNIMNKKSGILGISGKSSDLREVLDGMQEGDDRCRLAVDMVAYNIKKYVGSYVAALDGIDALCFTGGIGENAALIREKVCAGLDAMGLVLDPVKNNKRSKVARDIASNGSAARIFVIPTNEEYVIANDTYKVVSGAN